The following proteins are encoded in a genomic region of Planctomycetaceae bacterium:
- a CDS encoding PQQ-binding-like beta-propeller repeat protein yields MRSLLLACCLCCVGSLNVLADDWPQWMGPGRDNTWRESGIITAFPSGGPKILWRTPVAGGYSGPAVSGGRVFLTAYATSDDVKVGNFERKEFTGTEQVMCLDEATGEVLWKHEYPVKYTISYPSGPRCTPCVDGDYVYTLGAEGNLFCFKAGSGEIVWSKDLKADYRTKAALWGYAAHPLIDGDNILTLAGGEGSHIVAFNKRTGKEVWRSTTAPEQGYSPPTIINYAGARQLILLRPDAVSSINPDTGKEYWSVPYKATNGSIIMSPVLAGEHLYVAGYSDVSLLLKLNADKPGATEVWRGKKDVICPVNVQPILADNVLYGFDQKGVMRAVDLPSGDLLWETTDVIGKRPAGSETAFIVRHEDHFWIFNELGDLIIAKLSPDGYEEVDRANVIQPSNVAFGRDVVWSMPAFANQHAYIRNDNEIICVDLAE; encoded by the coding sequence ATGCGAAGTCTCTTGCTGGCGTGTTGTCTCTGCTGTGTCGGCAGTCTGAATGTTCTCGCGGACGACTGGCCGCAGTGGATGGGACCGGGGCGCGACAACACCTGGCGCGAAAGCGGAATCATCACCGCATTTCCATCCGGCGGGCCGAAGATTCTGTGGCGCACTCCTGTCGCAGGGGGCTATTCCGGTCCCGCGGTTTCCGGCGGGCGAGTCTTTCTGACTGCATACGCAACCAGCGATGACGTAAAGGTCGGCAACTTCGAACGGAAGGAGTTCACCGGTACGGAACAGGTCATGTGCCTGGATGAAGCGACCGGTGAAGTGTTGTGGAAGCACGAGTACCCGGTGAAGTACACGATCTCGTATCCGTCCGGTCCGCGCTGTACGCCGTGTGTTGACGGTGATTACGTCTACACTCTGGGCGCCGAAGGCAACCTGTTCTGCTTCAAGGCCGGCAGCGGCGAGATCGTGTGGTCAAAGGACCTGAAGGCGGATTACAGGACGAAGGCCGCGCTTTGGGGATATGCCGCTCACCCGCTGATTGACGGAGACAACATTCTGACACTCGCCGGCGGCGAAGGCAGCCACATCGTTGCCTTCAACAAGCGGACCGGAAAGGAAGTCTGGCGCAGTACGACAGCACCGGAACAGGGTTACTCGCCGCCGACAATCATCAATTACGCCGGCGCCCGTCAGTTGATCCTGCTGCGGCCGGACGCGGTTTCGTCCATCAATCCCGATACCGGCAAAGAATACTGGTCCGTTCCGTACAAGGCCACAAACGGTTCGATCATCATGTCGCCGGTTCTGGCGGGAGAACACCTCTACGTCGCCGGATACAGCGACGTCAGCCTGCTGCTGAAGCTGAATGCGGACAAACCCGGAGCCACCGAAGTCTGGCGAGGCAAAAAGGACGTCATCTGCCCGGTCAACGTTCAACCGATTCTGGCCGATAACGTCCTGTATGGGTTTGATCAGAAAGGCGTGATGAGAGCGGTGGATCTTCCGTCGGGAGATCTGCTGTGGGAAACAACGGACGTTATCGGAAAACGCCCGGCCGGTTCCGAAACGGCATTCATCGTCCGGCACGAGGATCATTTCTGGATCTTCAACGAACTTGGCGATCTGATCATCGCGAAGCTGTCACCTGACGGATACGAAGAAGTCGATCGGGCGAACGTGATCCAGCCAAGCAATGTCGCGTTCGGCCGTGACGTCGTTTGGAGTATGCCGGCGTTCGCCAATCAGCACGCCTACATCCGGAACGACAACGAAATCATCTGTGTCGATCTCGCCGAATGA
- a CDS encoding HlyD family efflux transporter periplasmic adaptor subunit: MAIDDSSTVQFRAAAMLQQAERRCSSPDDAFQLLAALTREISDLPECSAVTVWDVRPGSRAPLLTMGGDGRPLAIAQSTGVRLDEEPYETESGSDVRATLISSADVVPKVQIVLAVSAADAMPADPMSTDLLQMLADVIADLYRRELLSRMLQMSDRYSGILNLVTAMNDGLDRNRVMTVFATDGAAVLRADRVSVAVRESRGNWQLSSSTGVTDPEHRSDAVRALRRLVEQAASAATGSTDSGIDGGEASGDSATLVRPLSRDANWATADAAAVIEFGRVPAASDTATADILCRHVAEALENCRRVENLRPTVRLRNAIGQVFARRALAVTLLLGLPLLWLLFGTATLRIEAYGTTIPVGRQFVFAPEGGVITEVVVADHQVVGQGDVLCRIRNDELEILQERLQGDLSAARTRLAALESLPRSSVAASNSGLPISAEKEELKQRVLGLEQQKSIVDAQVETLVVRSPIPGTVHRERIAESLTGRPVQKGQLLLEVADETGPWELQLRIPESDIRHVFAAQATATQSLPVTFVLETSPQNVHHTTLTSVAESTELDETGRLATLATAELPAAATRDHLRPGSGVVARVDCGPARAGFVYFRRVIEFLERRLLL; encoded by the coding sequence GTGGCAATCGATGATTCTTCCACCGTCCAGTTCCGCGCAGCCGCCATGCTGCAGCAGGCGGAACGACGATGCTCATCACCGGACGATGCGTTTCAGTTGCTGGCAGCCCTGACGCGCGAAATCAGCGATCTGCCGGAATGCAGCGCGGTGACTGTGTGGGACGTCCGTCCCGGAAGCCGCGCGCCGCTGCTGACGATGGGCGGCGACGGGCGACCGCTGGCGATCGCTCAATCGACCGGCGTCAGACTCGACGAAGAACCGTACGAAACCGAATCCGGCAGCGACGTCAGAGCGACACTGATTTCCAGCGCGGACGTAGTTCCCAAAGTTCAAATTGTGCTGGCCGTGTCCGCGGCGGATGCCATGCCGGCGGATCCCATGTCGACCGATCTGCTGCAGATGCTGGCCGACGTCATCGCTGACCTTTATCGCCGCGAGCTGCTTTCGCGGATGCTTCAGATGTCCGACCGCTATTCGGGCATCCTGAATCTGGTCACGGCGATGAACGACGGACTCGATCGAAACCGCGTCATGACAGTCTTCGCCACCGACGGCGCGGCCGTCCTGAGGGCGGACCGAGTTTCCGTGGCTGTCCGGGAATCACGCGGAAACTGGCAGTTGTCGTCATCGACGGGAGTCACGGACCCGGAACACCGGTCGGACGCGGTTCGGGCACTCCGGCGGCTCGTCGAACAAGCAGCCTCCGCCGCAACGGGTTCGACGGATTCCGGAATCGACGGCGGTGAGGCGTCCGGCGATTCCGCCACACTGGTCCGGCCTTTGTCGCGCGATGCCAACTGGGCAACGGCCGACGCCGCGGCTGTGATTGAATTCGGCCGCGTTCCGGCAGCGTCCGATACTGCGACTGCCGACATTCTGTGCCGGCATGTTGCCGAGGCACTGGAAAACTGCCGGCGAGTCGAAAACCTGAGACCGACGGTCCGCCTTCGCAACGCGATTGGGCAAGTGTTCGCACGACGCGCGCTGGCTGTCACGCTGTTGCTGGGGCTGCCGCTGCTGTGGCTGCTGTTCGGGACCGCGACGCTGCGAATCGAAGCATACGGCACAACGATTCCCGTCGGTCGGCAGTTCGTGTTTGCTCCGGAAGGAGGCGTGATTACCGAGGTCGTTGTTGCGGACCACCAGGTTGTCGGGCAGGGCGATGTTCTTTGCCGAATTCGAAACGACGAACTGGAGATTCTGCAGGAGCGGCTGCAGGGCGACCTCAGCGCCGCGCGCACACGGCTGGCCGCGCTTGAGTCCTTGCCTCGCTCCAGTGTCGCCGCGTCGAACAGCGGTTTGCCAATTTCGGCGGAAAAGGAAGAACTCAAGCAGCGCGTCCTGGGACTGGAACAGCAGAAATCGATCGTCGATGCTCAGGTTGAGACTCTTGTTGTTCGTTCGCCAATTCCGGGAACAGTCCATCGCGAACGGATTGCCGAATCACTGACCGGACGTCCCGTTCAAAAGGGTCAGCTCCTGCTGGAAGTCGCCGACGAAACCGGGCCGTGGGAACTGCAGCTTCGCATTCCGGAATCGGACATCCGCCACGTCTTCGCGGCCCAGGCAACCGCAACGCAATCACTGCCGGTGACGTTTGTGCTGGAGACGTCGCCGCAGAATGTTCATCACACAACGCTGACTTCCGTGGCGGAATCGACGGAACTGGACGAGACCGGCAGACTGGCGACACTGGCCACGGCTGAACTTCCGGCCGCTGCGACGCGCGATCACCTCCGGCCAGGTTCGGGAGTCGTCGCTCGCGTGGACTGTGGCCCGGCCCGCGCCGGGTTCGTGTATTTTCGCCGCGTGATCGAGTTCCTCGAACGCAGGCTGCTGCTATAA
- a CDS encoding TolC family protein, which translates to MLLVSAIFFGCTAASPEVWETTVGNDTTAVDRITSQIDSAKPEIFEVSQSVEPVTAFTIENLTEDSYRDMDLNAVLRTAMENSTVLRDIGGVVLRSPGTTTTRYTSQLQETDPRFGMEAALSAFDAQLAASAAFNNNNRLFNNTFFAGGTRAFSQDLNDYQIELSKLTATGSRVALRGVANYDANNAPANTFASAWQSWLEGEIRQPLLQGGGLEFNRIAGPGGTPGIYNGILIAKVNNDVNNADFTVALRDYVSNIENAYWDLYLAYRELDARKKAMEHALITWNSRKATEQNTQDLSEESLARHQYFQFKSEVDEALSGRLLQGTQTRNGSKGGTLQSTGGVLTAERRLRLLIGLPASDGMLLRPSEEPTMAQIHFDWQSGSQEALTQRPELARQQLIVKKSEMELLAARNFLNPRLDAFGRYRFRGFGHDLIANGFQGGTEPASALGNLVTGDQQEWALGVELTVPIGYRQAHAAVSNAELSLARARAIQREQQREVISDLSGAIADSARAYVAVQNNLNQYLAAQEYLKALTVRSNQRIDVDVDRLLDAQRRVVESEIRFFRSRAEYAVALKNIHYEKASLLSYRDLRLNDTEPVIAEPLPVGGEVFFDDVVPGEPPVEIPAEDGPSEAVPAPDSTPAPDAAADDSQPAQKQPAIAVEEMLHAIRQRREKKSRGSRIAGGVADLAGKTVASAAWAATAREMDPATTSQVVPDISLTSDVGKFSPLPGNDDEPAVGAMTPISLTPISLSREVILKPEPAGQENRQPSAEPPVIGEFTPLPQ; encoded by the coding sequence ATGCTGCTCGTGTCGGCGATATTCTTCGGCTGCACCGCCGCATCACCGGAAGTCTGGGAAACGACCGTCGGCAACGACACGACAGCCGTCGACAGAATCACCTCACAGATTGACAGCGCGAAGCCGGAGATCTTCGAAGTCAGCCAGTCCGTTGAACCGGTCACCGCGTTCACAATCGAAAATCTGACGGAAGACAGCTATCGCGACATGGACCTGAACGCCGTGCTGCGGACAGCGATGGAAAACTCCACCGTTCTGCGCGACATCGGCGGTGTGGTTCTCAGGTCTCCCGGCACGACAACGACACGCTATACCAGTCAGCTTCAGGAAACCGATCCGCGATTCGGCATGGAAGCCGCGCTAAGCGCGTTTGATGCGCAACTGGCGGCTTCGGCAGCGTTCAACAACAACAACCGCCTGTTTAACAACACCTTCTTTGCCGGCGGGACGCGTGCCTTCAGTCAGGACCTGAACGACTACCAGATCGAACTGTCCAAACTGACGGCCACGGGATCACGAGTGGCTCTTCGCGGAGTGGCCAACTATGACGCAAACAATGCTCCTGCGAACACATTCGCGTCGGCGTGGCAGAGCTGGCTGGAAGGGGAAATCCGCCAACCGCTGTTGCAGGGCGGCGGGCTGGAATTCAATCGGATCGCCGGCCCCGGCGGTACACCCGGCATCTACAACGGGATTCTGATTGCCAAAGTCAACAACGACGTCAACAACGCCGACTTCACTGTCGCACTGCGTGACTATGTCAGCAACATCGAAAATGCCTACTGGGACCTGTATCTGGCCTACCGCGAACTGGATGCTCGCAAGAAGGCGATGGAACACGCCCTGATCACCTGGAATTCCCGGAAGGCGACGGAACAGAATACTCAGGATCTGTCCGAAGAATCTCTCGCGCGACATCAGTATTTTCAGTTCAAGTCCGAAGTCGACGAAGCACTCAGCGGTCGCCTGCTGCAGGGAACGCAGACTCGCAACGGCAGCAAGGGCGGAACGCTGCAGTCCACCGGCGGAGTGCTGACGGCTGAACGCCGGCTAAGGCTTCTGATCGGTCTGCCGGCATCCGACGGAATGCTGCTGCGTCCGTCCGAAGAACCGACGATGGCGCAGATTCATTTCGACTGGCAGTCCGGAAGCCAGGAAGCGCTGACTCAGCGACCGGAGCTTGCCCGGCAGCAGTTGATCGTCAAGAAGTCGGAAATGGAACTGCTGGCAGCCCGGAACTTTCTGAATCCCCGGCTGGACGCGTTCGGCCGATACCGATTCCGCGGCTTCGGTCACGATCTGATCGCCAACGGATTCCAGGGCGGAACGGAACCCGCTTCGGCGCTGGGTAACCTGGTGACGGGCGATCAGCAGGAATGGGCTCTGGGCGTTGAGCTGACAGTGCCCATCGGATACCGCCAGGCTCACGCCGCGGTTTCCAATGCCGAACTTTCGCTGGCGCGAGCTCGCGCGATCCAGCGCGAACAGCAGCGGGAAGTCATCAGCGATTTGAGCGGCGCGATCGCCGACTCGGCCCGCGCCTACGTGGCCGTGCAAAACAACCTGAACCAGTACCTGGCCGCTCAGGAATATCTGAAGGCGCTGACAGTGCGGTCCAACCAGCGCATCGACGTTGACGTTGACCGGTTGCTGGATGCTCAGCGCCGCGTGGTCGAATCCGAAATCCGCTTCTTCCGCTCACGGGCCGAATACGCCGTGGCGCTGAAGAACATTCACTACGAAAAGGCGTCGCTGCTGTCGTACCGGGACCTGCGGCTGAACGATACGGAACCTGTCATTGCAGAACCGCTGCCGGTCGGCGGAGAAGTGTTCTTTGACGACGTTGTCCCCGGTGAGCCGCCGGTGGAGATCCCCGCCGAAGACGGTCCGTCGGAAGCCGTGCCCGCTCCCGATTCCACACCGGCGCCGGATGCCGCTGCAGATGATTCTCAGCCGGCGCAAAAGCAGCCGGCGATCGCCGTTGAGGAAATGCTGCACGCGATCCGTCAGCGCCGCGAGAAGAAATCCAGGGGCAGCAGAATCGCCGGCGGAGTGGCGGATCTGGCAGGCAAGACGGTCGCTTCGGCAGCATGGGCTGCCACGGCTCGCGAAATGGATCCGGCAACAACGTCCCAGGTCGTCCCGGATATCTCACTGACATCCGACGTCGGCAAGTTCTCACCGCTGCCTGGCAATGACGACGAACCCGCCGTCGGCGCCATGACTCCGATTTCGCTGACTCCGATTTCGCTTTCACGAGAAGTCATTTTGAAGCCAGAGCCCGCTGGTCAGGAAAACAGGCAGCCATCCGCAGAACCTCCGGTCATCGGCGAATTCACACCGCTGCCGCAGTAA
- a CDS encoding type VI secretion protein IcmF/TssM N-terminal domain-containing protein, whose product MLHFFYKAMDWLRLICGVVPKSAIVSPKLYLAIHYTAVAVVFILLSIFSDGIRRGLGIGEMGLTIGWMNRIWCGLVFLVIYAIVRVLLYLSTLLGIEEESEFTDIDRDWHEALDALDRERLYIDELPLFLVNGLTPQQEQSAFDAASGIQWKVVAPPVSQTSAVLRVYAHDDAIFISCTGIGTTNCQHGSIDESNSVSGEFRGGGTMMALPGGVTATQQAGSLKPAAVRPPQTGTGTIMSMPDELAPAPAAVPTATMTGTMAGSIGGFFGTMSPGSLKKAMQTFSGLNTVAKGYGKKRLRPISEIDTMVGIRRMQHLCRLISESRRPYCPINGMLQAVPISWASDQDYARRLAPAIRDDLVTVHEAFQLQFPVVALITELDALTGMKEFLLRAERMQPGLRKSRAGSRFAAGAEINDGNAGWVVDRAMQWFRGWVYTAFSNDVDNKDNPKLFHMLCEISQRKQALVTLLRESLYRIVKPGVRLHGCYFAATGKASTEQGFVRGVLDRLNESEADVAWTPQLERSQSRARLLSGILFAAAALLMAANVWIFITKLRGEGQ is encoded by the coding sequence ATGCTGCACTTCTTCTACAAGGCAATGGACTGGCTGCGGCTGATCTGCGGCGTCGTCCCCAAGTCGGCTATCGTTTCGCCGAAGCTGTATCTGGCCATCCACTACACGGCCGTGGCGGTTGTTTTCATCCTGCTGTCGATCTTCAGCGATGGGATACGACGCGGGCTGGGGATCGGAGAAATGGGGCTGACGATCGGCTGGATGAATCGCATCTGGTGCGGCCTGGTGTTCCTGGTGATTTACGCCATTGTGCGAGTTCTGCTGTACCTTTCGACACTGCTGGGTATCGAAGAGGAGTCGGAGTTCACTGATATCGATCGCGACTGGCACGAAGCTCTGGACGCGCTGGATCGCGAGCGTCTGTACATTGACGAACTGCCGTTGTTTCTGGTCAACGGTCTGACGCCGCAGCAGGAACAAAGCGCTTTTGACGCCGCTTCAGGGATTCAGTGGAAGGTGGTCGCGCCGCCGGTGTCGCAGACGTCGGCGGTACTGCGAGTCTACGCTCACGATGATGCCATCTTTATTTCCTGTACGGGAATCGGCACAACCAACTGCCAGCACGGTTCGATCGACGAAAGCAATTCGGTTTCCGGGGAATTCCGCGGCGGCGGTACCATGATGGCTCTTCCCGGCGGAGTCACCGCGACGCAGCAGGCCGGTTCCCTGAAACCCGCTGCCGTTCGTCCGCCGCAGACGGGAACCGGCACAATCATGTCGATGCCCGACGAACTCGCCCCCGCGCCGGCAGCGGTTCCCACGGCAACCATGACGGGAACCATGGCCGGCAGTATCGGAGGATTCTTCGGAACAATGTCTCCCGGCAGTCTGAAAAAAGCCATGCAGACTTTCTCCGGGCTGAACACGGTCGCCAAGGGATATGGAAAGAAGCGACTTCGCCCGATTTCCGAAATCGACACCATGGTCGGCATCCGCCGCATGCAGCATCTGTGCCGGCTGATTTCCGAATCGCGGCGGCCCTATTGCCCCATCAACGGCATGCTGCAGGCGGTCCCGATTTCCTGGGCATCGGACCAGGACTATGCCAGGCGGCTGGCTCCGGCGATTCGCGATGATCTGGTGACTGTTCACGAAGCCTTCCAGTTGCAGTTTCCCGTCGTCGCGCTGATTACGGAACTGGATGCGTTGACCGGTATGAAGGAATTCCTGTTGCGAGCCGAACGAATGCAGCCGGGACTGCGAAAATCGCGAGCCGGATCGCGGTTCGCTGCCGGAGCGGAAATCAACGACGGCAACGCCGGCTGGGTTGTCGACCGCGCGATGCAGTGGTTCCGCGGCTGGGTCTACACCGCGTTTTCCAATGACGTTGACAACAAGGACAACCCCAAGCTGTTTCACATGCTTTGCGAAATCAGTCAGCGCAAACAGGCGCTGGTTACGCTGCTGCGAGAAAGCCTTTACCGCATCGTGAAACCGGGAGTCCGGCTGCACGGCTGCTATTTCGCCGCAACCGGAAAAGCATCGACGGAGCAGGGATTTGTGCGCGGCGTGCTGGATCGGCTGAACGAATCCGAAGCCGACGTTGCCTGGACGCCGCAACTGGAACGTTCACAGTCGCGAGCCCGGTTGCTGTCCGGAATTCTGTTCGCCGCGGCGGCTCTGCTGATGGCGGCCAACGTCTGGATCTTTATCACGAAACTCCGGGGAGAAGGGCAATGA